The following are from one region of the Desulforegula conservatrix Mb1Pa genome:
- the infB gene encoding translation initiation factor IF-2 — translation MAKIRVYELAKELGMSHKALLDKIMQLDIDVRSHMSSLEDDAVKLIKEQVAGKKAEDDDKNKPTVIRRRKANAETPELNQETAAKAEDSLAEAAVEESFEAHAEISETDMIAEPDDHEAEQTQSEKIESDLPGNTFAEKQDGHQPRKKDASGKHSAAKVIFRPELLEQPEEVMKQSTKENKTPAQEHKQAEHHKKRETRPVHETETVSVQRPSEPENVKTVIAEIIAEEDKKAEPPFIPGSETPRQDKQGAPAKPMDTSVKPETDDSGEEDKGSSKSKKKGKKPTAARIIKLPDFIPEITPKKTFKPERRPVVVDVPIIEPEEKVIAPVVNAEPSDDKAKKRHGGGGGDSWDKKGKKKTFSKKEVVEGNALYSESGRFGKKKKGGKAKPEPQKTQLTVPKAIKRRIKVDETIILAELAKRMGIKANEMIAKLMELGVMATVNQTIDYDTAVLVASEFSFEVEKASFEEDTLIAQEVDAPESLITRAPVVTIMGHVDHGKTSLLDVIRKTKVANFEAGGITQHIGAYSVTTDRGMITFLDTPGHEAFTSMRSRGAKITDLVILVVAADDGVMPQTIEAINHAKAAGVPIIVAVNKIDKPDADPDRVKRELSDHGVLAEDWGGDVIFVHVSAKQAINIDALLEMILLQAEFLDLKANPEKMARGHVIEAKLDSGRGPVATVLIQEGTLKPGKYIVCGIQYGRVRAMINDKGQKADEAGPSIPVEVLGLSGVPMAGDEIIECKSEKDARQISQDRAQKQRAKELAKNSRMSLEGLFEKLEEGIVKDLNLILKADVHGSIEALKESLSKLSTSEVKINVIHSATGTVTESDVSLAAVSNAIILGFNVRPGAKVHEMAEEENVDMRFYNIIYDAIKDIKNAMIGLMDSTYEERVMGRAEVVEAFSIPKVGTIAGVMVSNGKIQRNLKARVLRNGIIVYDGNISSLRRFKDDVKEVAQGYDCGIGIENFNDIKIGDTIECYYMEEIKPKMDE, via the coding sequence ATGGCGAAAATCAGAGTATACGAATTGGCCAAAGAGCTGGGGATGTCGCATAAAGCGCTTCTTGACAAGATCATGCAGTTGGATATCGACGTCAGAAGCCATATGAGCTCGCTGGAGGATGACGCAGTAAAACTAATCAAAGAACAGGTAGCAGGGAAAAAAGCCGAAGACGACGACAAAAACAAACCGACTGTCATCCGCAGAAGAAAAGCTAACGCCGAAACTCCGGAACTCAATCAGGAAACAGCAGCCAAAGCAGAAGATTCCCTTGCAGAAGCAGCAGTAGAAGAATCCTTCGAAGCACATGCAGAAATATCTGAAACCGATATGATAGCAGAACCTGATGATCATGAAGCAGAGCAGACTCAATCTGAAAAGATAGAATCAGATCTGCCGGGCAACACGTTTGCAGAAAAACAGGATGGGCATCAGCCCAGAAAAAAGGATGCATCAGGAAAACATTCTGCGGCAAAGGTTATTTTCAGGCCTGAGCTTCTTGAGCAACCTGAAGAAGTAATGAAGCAAAGCACAAAAGAAAATAAAACTCCGGCCCAGGAACACAAACAGGCAGAGCATCACAAAAAAAGGGAAACAAGGCCAGTGCATGAAACAGAAACAGTTTCTGTTCAGAGACCTTCCGAACCAGAGAATGTAAAAACAGTTATAGCGGAAATAATCGCCGAAGAGGACAAAAAGGCCGAACCGCCTTTTATTCCAGGATCAGAAACTCCAAGACAGGACAAGCAAGGAGCCCCAGCAAAGCCCATGGACACTTCAGTTAAACCTGAAACCGATGACAGCGGGGAAGAAGACAAGGGGTCTTCTAAGTCCAAGAAAAAAGGAAAAAAACCTACGGCTGCGAGAATCATCAAATTGCCTGATTTCATTCCTGAAATTACGCCTAAAAAAACATTCAAGCCCGAAAGAAGGCCTGTTGTCGTAGACGTGCCTATAATCGAGCCTGAAGAAAAAGTCATCGCTCCTGTGGTAAATGCGGAGCCTTCCGATGACAAGGCAAAGAAACGTCATGGCGGCGGCGGTGGAGACAGCTGGGACAAAAAGGGCAAGAAAAAAACCTTCAGCAAAAAAGAAGTTGTTGAGGGCAATGCTCTGTACAGCGAGTCAGGAAGATTCGGAAAGAAAAAGAAGGGCGGAAAGGCCAAGCCTGAGCCACAGAAGACCCAGCTTACTGTTCCTAAAGCCATCAAGAGAAGAATCAAGGTTGACGAAACCATCATTCTGGCTGAACTTGCAAAACGCATGGGCATAAAAGCCAATGAAATGATCGCAAAGCTCATGGAGCTTGGGGTCATGGCGACAGTAAACCAAACCATTGATTACGACACAGCCGTTCTCGTAGCCTCTGAATTCAGCTTTGAAGTTGAAAAAGCGTCTTTTGAGGAAGACACACTTATAGCCCAGGAAGTTGACGCACCAGAATCTCTTATAACAAGAGCTCCGGTCGTTACAATAATGGGCCATGTTGACCACGGGAAAACATCTCTTCTTGACGTCATAAGAAAGACAAAAGTTGCCAATTTCGAAGCTGGCGGTATTACACAGCATATCGGTGCTTACAGCGTAACAACAGATAGAGGCATGATCACATTCCTCGATACTCCCGGACATGAGGCATTTACCTCAATGCGTTCACGCGGAGCCAAAATTACGGACTTAGTTATTCTTGTTGTTGCTGCTGATGACGGAGTAATGCCCCAGACAATTGAAGCCATAAACCATGCAAAAGCTGCCGGCGTTCCTATAATTGTTGCAGTAAACAAAATCGACAAGCCTGACGCTGATCCTGACAGAGTTAAGAGAGAGCTGTCTGATCATGGTGTACTTGCAGAAGACTGGGGCGGTGATGTCATATTTGTTCATGTGTCTGCAAAGCAGGCCATAAACATTGATGCCCTCCTTGAAATGATACTTCTCCAGGCTGAATTCCTCGATCTCAAGGCTAATCCTGAGAAAATGGCAAGAGGCCACGTAATTGAAGCCAAGCTCGATTCAGGAAGAGGCCCTGTTGCTACGGTTCTTATCCAGGAAGGAACGTTAAAGCCAGGGAAATACATAGTCTGCGGTATCCAGTACGGCAGAGTAAGAGCCATGATCAACGACAAGGGACAAAAGGCTGACGAAGCTGGCCCGTCAATCCCTGTAGAAGTTCTTGGTCTTTCAGGTGTTCCAATGGCTGGCGATGAAATCATCGAGTGCAAGAGTGAAAAAGATGCGAGACAGATTAGCCAGGACAGAGCCCAGAAACAGAGAGCAAAAGAATTGGCAAAAAATAGCAGAATGAGCCTCGAAGGCCTGTTCGAAAAGCTTGAGGAAGGCATAGTTAAAGACCTTAACCTCATACTCAAGGCTGACGTTCATGGATCCATTGAAGCACTCAAGGAATCGTTGTCCAAGCTTTCTACCAGCGAAGTGAAGATCAATGTTATTCACTCAGCTACAGGTACTGTTACAGAGTCGGATGTATCGCTGGCGGCTGTTTCAAATGCCATCATACTCGGATTTAACGTCCGTCCTGGCGCAAAAGTTCATGAAATGGCAGAAGAAGAAAATGTTGACATGCGTTTCTACAACATCATCTACGATGCTATCAAGGACATCAAGAACGCCATGATCGGCCTCATGGATTCTACTTACGAGGAACGTGTCATGGGACGCGCGGAAGTAGTTGAGGCATTCAGCATTCCAAAGGTAGGCACAATCGCCGGAGTAATGGTTTCAAACGGCAAGATCCAGCGCAATCTCAAGGCAAGAGTTCTTAGAAACGGAATCATAGTCTATGATGGGAACATTTCATCACTCAGACGCTTCAAGGACGACGTTAAAGAAGTTGCACAAGGTTATGACTGTGGTATCGGCATTGAAAACTTCAATGATATCAAGATTGGCGATACCATCGAGTGTTACTACATGGAAGAAATCAAGCCAAAGATGGATGAATAA
- the nusA gene encoding transcription termination factor NusA, with product MMFNEIKRVIDQVSRDKGIDSSVLIKTIEEAIASAARKKLGPHAEIEVQYKPVTGEIEVFQFKEVVTKVTDPATQINLAEGRELDPECEPGDSLGIKMDTALFGRIAAQSAKQVIIQKMKDAEKDAVYEGFINRKGEIINGIVQRIDRGDIIVNLGQTDALLPAREQIPREIYRRGDRIRANIMKVLHDARGPQIVLTRTHPSFLINLFKAEVPEINEGIVLIQAAAREPGSRGKIAVSSIEMGIDPVGACVGVKGNRVQNVVQELRGEKIDIIAWDMDQAKFVCNALAPAEIARVIIDEDNKSMEVIVPTESLSIAIGKKGQNVRLASKLTGWRLDVISEEKYSKALKEGYDALMILPSIGMVLAEKLYEHGFVSPEIIRDASTDDLMAVEGMTLEDAEKIIQESAALLDQEIDDTDQEPEENIIQESASLPDQETKE from the coding sequence ATGATGTTTAATGAAATTAAAAGGGTTATAGATCAGGTTAGCCGCGACAAGGGGATAGATTCCAGTGTTCTGATTAAAACAATAGAAGAGGCTATAGCTTCTGCAGCAAGAAAAAAACTTGGCCCACATGCGGAAATAGAGGTTCAGTACAAGCCGGTAACTGGCGAGATAGAAGTATTTCAGTTCAAGGAAGTCGTAACCAAAGTTACGGACCCCGCTACCCAGATCAATCTCGCGGAAGGCAGGGAACTTGATCCTGAATGCGAGCCTGGTGACAGCCTCGGCATTAAAATGGATACCGCCCTTTTTGGCCGAATCGCGGCTCAGTCAGCAAAACAGGTCATCATACAGAAGATGAAGGATGCTGAAAAAGATGCGGTATACGAAGGTTTTATCAACCGCAAGGGGGAAATAATAAACGGTATTGTCCAACGGATCGACCGCGGAGACATAATTGTCAATCTCGGCCAGACCGACGCCCTTCTTCCAGCAAGGGAGCAGATCCCGAGGGAAATATACAGAAGAGGCGACAGAATCAGGGCCAACATCATGAAAGTACTTCATGATGCAAGGGGGCCGCAGATAGTTCTTACAAGAACCCATCCGAGCTTCCTGATAAACCTATTCAAGGCCGAAGTACCTGAAATAAACGAAGGAATCGTCCTTATACAGGCAGCTGCGAGAGAGCCTGGAAGCCGCGGCAAAATAGCCGTATCCTCCATAGAGATGGGCATTGATCCGGTTGGCGCATGCGTCGGCGTTAAAGGCAACAGGGTACAGAATGTCGTCCAGGAACTAAGGGGCGAAAAAATCGATATTATTGCCTGGGATATGGATCAGGCAAAATTTGTATGCAACGCCCTTGCCCCTGCTGAAATAGCAAGGGTCATAATTGATGAAGACAACAAATCAATGGAAGTGATTGTTCCGACGGAATCTCTTTCGATTGCCATAGGGAAAAAAGGTCAGAACGTCAGACTTGCATCCAAACTCACAGGCTGGCGTCTTGATGTCATTAGCGAAGAGAAATACAGCAAGGCACTAAAAGAAGGGTATGATGCACTCATGATACTCCCTTCCATTGGAATGGTGCTTGCCGAAAAGCTTTACGAGCATGGATTCGTGTCCCCTGAAATTATAAGAGATGCATCGACCGACGATCTCATGGCAGTAGAAGGTATGACACTGGAAGACGCAGAGAAAATCATTCAGGAGTCAGCTGCCCTTCTTGACCAAGAAATCGACGACACTGATCAGGAACCGGAAGAGAATATCATTCAGGAATCAGCTTCTCTCCCTGATCAGGAAACAAAAGAATAG
- a CDS encoding ribosome maturation factor RimP: protein MSTQNETMIKIKDTASSLCGAEGMEFVHAEFLSQGGRRILRIYIDKEGGVSLEDCTLVSRQLGDMLDILLENSGAYTLEVSSPGLDRPLAKESDFVRFAGKKARVKVKTLINDQKTFTGTILGIEEGRLILETIKGPVQIPQANISTARLVYEFGEK from the coding sequence TTGTCGACGCAAAACGAAACAATGATCAAGATCAAGGATACAGCATCTTCTCTGTGCGGGGCAGAGGGCATGGAATTCGTGCATGCAGAGTTCCTTTCCCAGGGAGGAAGACGCATTCTCAGAATTTATATAGACAAAGAGGGCGGCGTTTCCCTTGAAGACTGCACACTTGTCAGCAGACAGCTGGGAGACATGCTCGACATCTTGCTTGAAAATTCAGGTGCATACACACTGGAGGTTTCGTCTCCGGGATTGGACAGGCCTCTTGCCAAGGAGTCTGATTTCGTAAGATTTGCAGGTAAAAAAGCGCGGGTAAAAGTCAAAACCCTTATCAACGACCAGAAAACCTTTACAGGCACAATTCTCGGCATTGAAGAAGGACGCTTGATCCTTGAAACCATCAAGGGTCCTGTGCAAATCCCCCAAGCAAACATATCCACCGCGAGGCTGGTTTATGAATTCGGAGAAAAATGA
- the pheT gene encoding phenylalanine--tRNA ligase subunit beta has translation MKFSTNWLSQYVTINTGIDELSAALTMTGLEVDALHDRFAWLETIVAARIEKTAPHPNADKLKLCKVFTGKETIDIVCGAPNAKEGMIVPLALPGCVMPDGSVIKQGKIRGESSSGMLCSARELEIGEAAGGLLELDASIAPGTPLNKALNLSDHVFEIGLTPNRADCLSILGIAREVASIQKSKITKPELKISEAGGEAAGLAIVVIENPELCPRYAAKIILGAKIAPSPAWLQDRLKSVGLKPINNVVDITNFVMLETGQPLHAFDYDNLAGKQIIVRTAKEGDEFTTLDSKKRKLEDGMLMICDGEKPVAIAGVMGGENSEISDSTVNILLESAYFNPASIRKTAKVLGLGTDASHRFERGIDPLGTLYAAERAATLIAELTGGRLTDGTIDVNPVKFAPKPISISATRTNRLLGTNFSPSMMADMLRSIEFETQIEGDIIVAVPPSFRVDVTIPEDLMEEIARLSGYDNIPVTFPAIATADRTPASTFEFRMMIKRILTGLGFYEAINYSFISPKSYDRLGLSEIDSRRNSVEILNPLSEELAVMRTSLLPGIFDTMRKNISQQERNLRMFEVGKTFMPVINEKLPKETETLSIAWTGVREPNTWHSKSDSVDFYDIKGAAEAIFDNLRIRNVVFEKPDLDLYPYARPGYCTKISIDGKEAGILGEINPAVLKAYDIKQSALFMELNLDIVKQNYTSDRQYKQTPKYPSTSRDITLIIDKAISSAEIMEKIGSMKESLLETSWVCAVYEGTPVPEEKRSVSVRFVYRSAESTLEDDAVNKIHNRISDELRTGLGAVSP, from the coding sequence ATGAAATTCAGCACCAACTGGCTTAGCCAATATGTGACCATAAACACAGGCATAGACGAACTTTCCGCAGCTCTAACCATGACAGGGCTGGAAGTGGACGCTCTACACGACAGATTCGCATGGCTCGAAACAATCGTAGCCGCAAGAATTGAAAAAACAGCGCCCCACCCCAATGCTGACAAACTCAAACTTTGCAAGGTTTTTACGGGAAAAGAGACCATAGATATCGTCTGCGGAGCACCCAACGCAAAAGAGGGAATGATTGTTCCGCTTGCTCTGCCTGGATGCGTAATGCCTGACGGCAGCGTTATAAAACAAGGAAAAATAAGGGGCGAATCTTCATCAGGAATGCTATGCAGCGCAAGAGAACTTGAGATAGGAGAAGCGGCTGGCGGACTACTGGAGCTTGACGCCTCAATAGCTCCTGGTACGCCTCTTAATAAGGCCCTGAACCTTTCTGATCATGTTTTTGAGATAGGATTGACACCAAACAGGGCTGACTGCCTCAGCATATTAGGTATTGCGCGTGAAGTGGCCTCGATCCAGAAATCAAAGATAACCAAGCCAGAACTGAAGATATCAGAAGCAGGCGGCGAAGCGGCAGGTCTTGCAATAGTTGTAATCGAAAATCCTGAACTCTGCCCAAGATATGCGGCAAAAATAATCTTAGGCGCAAAGATAGCTCCGTCACCGGCGTGGCTTCAGGACAGACTCAAATCAGTCGGACTCAAGCCGATCAACAATGTAGTTGATATAACCAACTTCGTAATGCTTGAAACCGGCCAGCCCCTCCATGCCTTTGACTATGACAACCTTGCCGGCAAACAGATAATTGTCAGGACAGCAAAGGAAGGCGACGAGTTCACCACCCTGGACAGCAAAAAAAGAAAACTTGAAGATGGAATGCTCATGATATGCGACGGGGAAAAGCCTGTCGCAATAGCTGGAGTAATGGGCGGAGAGAACTCCGAAATAAGCGACAGCACGGTCAATATCCTGCTTGAGAGCGCATATTTCAATCCCGCATCCATAAGAAAGACTGCAAAGGTTTTGGGTCTTGGAACAGACGCATCCCACAGATTTGAAAGAGGAATTGATCCTCTTGGGACATTATATGCGGCGGAAAGAGCAGCAACCCTCATTGCAGAACTGACCGGAGGCAGACTCACAGATGGCACGATTGATGTCAATCCGGTTAAATTCGCTCCGAAACCGATCAGCATAAGCGCAACAAGAACAAACAGACTACTTGGCACAAATTTCAGTCCGTCCATGATGGCCGATATGCTGAGAAGTATTGAGTTCGAAACCCAGATTGAAGGAGATATAATTGTAGCAGTACCTCCTTCTTTCAGGGTTGACGTAACAATCCCGGAAGATCTCATGGAAGAAATAGCAAGGCTTTCTGGGTATGACAATATCCCGGTCACCTTCCCTGCCATTGCAACGGCAGACAGGACACCAGCGTCGACATTCGAGTTCAGGATGATGATAAAAAGAATTCTGACCGGGCTGGGTTTCTATGAAGCAATCAATTACAGCTTCATAAGCCCGAAAAGCTATGACCGCCTGGGACTATCTGAAATTGATTCAAGAAGAAACAGCGTGGAGATCCTAAACCCGCTCTCTGAAGAATTAGCCGTAATGAGAACAAGCCTCTTGCCTGGAATATTTGACACGATGAGGAAAAATATTTCCCAGCAGGAAAGAAACCTCAGAATGTTTGAAGTTGGCAAGACATTCATGCCTGTTATTAATGAAAAGCTCCCCAAGGAGACAGAAACACTTTCAATTGCATGGACTGGCGTAAGAGAACCAAATACCTGGCATTCAAAATCCGACTCAGTGGACTTTTATGATATAAAAGGCGCTGCAGAGGCAATATTTGATAATCTCAGAATCAGAAACGTAGTTTTTGAAAAACCTGATCTTGATCTGTATCCTTATGCAAGACCTGGATACTGCACAAAAATAAGCATAGACGGTAAAGAAGCGGGCATTCTCGGCGAAATCAATCCTGCTGTCCTGAAAGCCTACGACATCAAGCAGTCAGCCCTTTTCATGGAACTGAACCTTGACATTGTAAAACAGAATTATACTTCAGACAGACAGTACAAACAAACACCCAAGTACCCATCTACATCCAGGGATATAACCCTTATCATTGACAAAGCCATAAGCTCAGCCGAGATTATGGAAAAAATAGGATCAATGAAAGAATCTCTGCTTGAGACATCATGGGTGTGCGCTGTTTATGAAGGGACTCCCGTACCGGAGGAAAAAAGAAGCGTATCTGTCCGTTTCGTGTACAGATCAGCCGAATCAACACTCGAAGATGATGCTGTGAACAAGATCCACAACAGGATATCTGATGAATTGAGAACGGGATTAGGCGCCGTATCGCCATAG
- the pheS gene encoding phenylalanine--tRNA ligase subunit alpha yields the protein MEKELKQIREEALCAVNEAKDLESLQNVSVKYIGRKGSLTLMLRNVANLPADQKPLAGKLTNILKKEIEEAIEKATEKIEADIARKAPGIDITLPGRPAYQGNLHPITKVTEEICSIFLRLGFEIAEGPEVESDYYNFEALNIPKNHPARDMQDTFYVSGDVVLRTHTSPMQARVMEKSKPPIRIIAPGKVYRCDSDHTHTPMFNQVEGLLVDENISFSDLKGILTIFVHQIFDKNVKLRFRPSFFPFTEPSAEVDIECVMCRGKGCRVCSQTGWLEILGSGMVHPYVFEKAGYEPGKYSGFAFGTGVERIAMLKYGIDDLRKFYENDIRFLGQF from the coding sequence GTGGAAAAAGAACTCAAACAGATTCGGGAAGAAGCGCTTTGCGCTGTCAATGAAGCCAAAGACCTTGAGTCTTTACAGAACGTTTCTGTCAAGTACATTGGCAGAAAAGGTTCCTTAACCCTTATGCTGAGAAATGTTGCAAATCTGCCCGCAGATCAAAAACCTTTGGCTGGCAAGCTCACCAATATCCTTAAAAAGGAAATTGAGGAGGCCATTGAAAAGGCGACTGAAAAAATCGAGGCTGATATTGCAAGAAAAGCTCCTGGAATTGATATCACTCTTCCCGGACGCCCAGCCTATCAGGGAAACCTCCATCCAATCACCAAGGTCACCGAGGAAATATGCAGCATATTTCTTCGCCTTGGTTTTGAAATTGCCGAAGGTCCTGAAGTCGAAAGCGATTACTACAATTTTGAGGCGCTCAACATCCCTAAAAATCATCCGGCGAGAGACATGCAGGATACTTTTTATGTATCCGGAGACGTGGTTCTCAGAACCCATACCTCGCCTATGCAGGCAAGGGTCATGGAAAAAAGCAAGCCTCCAATCAGAATAATAGCGCCTGGCAAAGTATACAGATGCGATTCTGACCATACCCACACACCAATGTTCAATCAGGTGGAGGGACTGCTTGTCGACGAGAACATAAGCTTCAGCGATCTTAAAGGTATTCTCACAATCTTTGTCCATCAGATTTTTGACAAAAATGTGAAGCTGAGATTCAGACCAAGTTTTTTCCCTTTCACGGAACCAAGCGCTGAAGTCGACATAGAGTGCGTGATGTGCAGGGGTAAAGGATGCAGAGTCTGCTCCCAGACCGGATGGCTTGAAATCCTTGGCTCCGGAATGGTTCATCCTTATGTCTTTGAAAAGGCTGGATATGAGCCTGGAAAGTATTCGGGCTTTGCTTTCGGAACAGGCGTCGAGCGAATCGCCATGCTCAAATACGGCATAGACGATCTTAGAAAATTCTACGAAAACGACATCAGGTTTTTAGGACAATTCTAA
- the rplT gene encoding 50S ribosomal protein L20 gives MRIKRGFKARRRRNKILKLAKGFRGGRSKLFRSAADTVDRALMYAFRDRRAKKRDFRALWIVRINAAARMNGLSYSKFIGGLHKAGIELDRKVLAELAISDPAAFTKIAETAAGQLAN, from the coding sequence ATGAGAATTAAGAGGGGCTTTAAGGCAAGAAGAAGACGTAACAAGATTTTAAAATTAGCCAAGGGCTTCAGAGGCGGAAGAAGTAAGCTTTTCCGCAGCGCGGCGGATACAGTTGACCGTGCGCTCATGTACGCATTCCGTGACAGAAGAGCAAAGAAACGCGATTTCAGAGCTCTCTGGATTGTACGTATAAATGCTGCGGCAAGAATGAACGGACTTTCATACAGCAAATTCATAGGCGGCCTTCATAAGGCTGGCATTGAACTTGACCGCAAGGTTCTTGCCGAACTTGCCATTTCTGATCCTGCAGCTTTCACCAAAATAGCTGAAACAGCTGCAGGCCAACTGGCAAATTAG
- the rpmI gene encoding 50S ribosomal protein L35, protein MPKIKTNRSAAKRFKKTGSGKFAYQKANSSHILTKKTTKRKRQLRQGQIIDKSNMREIRHLLPNA, encoded by the coding sequence ATGCCCAAGATCAAAACCAATAGATCCGCTGCCAAGCGGTTCAAAAAAACCGGGTCTGGTAAATTTGCATATCAAAAAGCAAATTCAAGCCATATCCTCACAAAGAAGACCACAAAGCGCAAGCGTCAACTTCGCCAGGGTCAGATTATCGACAAGTCAAATATGCGTGAAATCCGTCACCTTCTGCCAAACGCATAG
- the infC gene encoding translation initiation factor IF-3 encodes MPFIIGDRITVNNNTVSGGVGIAAEQQLRINRNIRAREVRVIDNEGRQLGILQLHEALAAASERALDLVEVSPNVSPPVCKIMDYGKFKYEQTKKNQEAKKKQATFQLKEIKLRPKTGEHDLQTKIRHIKEFLEKKDKVKITVVFRGREITMSEQAKELLTKIAAEITEIATIESDAKFEGRAMVMVVAPKAQ; translated from the coding sequence ATACCATTCATCATCGGTGATAGAATCACCGTTAATAACAACACTGTCTCAGGAGGTGTAGGCATCGCTGCTGAACAACAACTCAGAATAAATCGTAATATTAGGGCCAGAGAAGTCAGGGTCATCGACAACGAAGGAAGACAGCTCGGAATCCTTCAACTCCACGAAGCCCTTGCAGCCGCAAGCGAGAGAGCGCTTGATCTCGTTGAAGTTTCACCCAACGTCAGCCCTCCTGTCTGCAAAATAATGGACTATGGCAAGTTCAAATACGAGCAGACTAAGAAGAATCAGGAAGCCAAAAAGAAACAGGCGACCTTCCAGCTTAAAGAAATAAAGCTCCGTCCCAAGACAGGAGAACACGACCTTCAGACCAAGATAAGACATATCAAGGAATTTCTTGAAAAGAAAGACAAGGTCAAGATCACCGTTGTTTTCAGGGGCAGGGAAATAACCATGTCAGAACAGGCAAAAGAACTGCTTACCAAGATTGCCGCAGAAATAACAGAAATTGCGACCATTGAGAGTGACGCAAAATTCGAAGGCAGGGCAATGGTAATGGTTGTAGCGCCAAAAGCTCAGTAA